In Aedes albopictus strain Foshan chromosome 3, AalbF5, whole genome shotgun sequence, the following are encoded in one genomic region:
- the LOC109419222 gene encoding uncharacterized protein LOC109419222, with translation MKMIKGITTMMGTTTTTVTATINLALLVTLFALTTAVVIVKSDAVPEERPVSLVRADDALAGADLQASSPGQVQGVHDDTLGEHMEGFSADDTPTVQAQPLTTSTTNNIPSHPPSRSEDQPVSTAPVDGYEGRRRRRLGRKRKRRPLQDDYWQGSPSPRDEPEPEQIYREPETDRKRLYSRWERPRPADRWSNPYTDAVDPHSTFSSDPPSIRRPYEPPYNNRGNRENFQPIDTNRQRRLPRPEEHPTPGSGHKAYRKPYSQAKRNEEEGGSSGEQGKTGAADLKALLKQSGGLSLSEILQQRNISLQDLIKGKQMALAALTQSPLDITTLVEQDNEVSSTVPTLSSVRFRVQDEPTPRTDFQDIKAMKRIPVFSPSAAPNTATEPSTTTTITTTTSTTELPPTAQDETNSVEDIITLDNLENHSDSVGIYPTVEIKQLTLNPVLPTVKEERLRPIKGIASRIRPDLSNSNIRTEEAFPGTNKRLESLRPYATAEPWHSSTSTSSSSTSYTPSTTLREKWTPSAFLQEKYLQKLQQTKTRQRPTVTPSTDPNPEEQTEQAQPEAESAPVLTSSERTLMRIPVTRNRLSMKLKVRTSTAAPSSAQPQSTENHYLADVEFHDEAENVTKLLESEEPELNIIEKFTSFEDTKSALVPQSSSSSEPSTTELSEDDLIERINQNTQRSFTDSLEEYFRDVTESNPSLFNDLSPLTLSEDRKEILELMEDRRIGARLAKVLSQRNMTLDELLEHRKRGSSQLHLSEMINGKARPIEDKMDIVTAFEHFPRFNLGNLRSVQPDDIKLDSQGFSYFTSIISMRPTDEAFKEGRSMHHRPEHKFLDWKLQPHQQHPANHKMDGIHFLGNGGSKGGLITPSRMSADAEFDSSHDQPISSSDLLDLELTGHGFNHRHAVTIESTSMPLGVRSAIVASSCIVGVSLAVFAVIFVVCRWRQRRRNKLNYTENFNMAKGRLPMMHTESLKNEQMQVYATQQSLSHHPQQQQQQLQSQQQQHHQYSHHQQRQRKDSKVNTMDPNSQEVQDYLWDTMRKPFQ, from the coding sequence GCTCAACCCCTGACGACGAGTACAACCAACAATATTCCATCGCATCCGCCAAGCAGATCTGAAGATCAACCTGTTTCTACAGCTCCCGTCGATGGCTATGAAGGACGAAGACGGCGCCGATTGGGACGAAAGCGAAAGCGTAGACCACTGCAAGACGACTATTGGCAGGGTTCACCAAGTCCCCGAGATGAACCAGAGCCGGAACAAATCTACCGAGAACCTGAAACGGATCGAAAGCGACTCTACTCCCGCTGGGAACGTCCAAGACCGGCAGACCGGTGGTCCAATCCATACACCGATGCCGTTGATCCACATTCCACGTTCAGCAGCGATCCACCTTCTATACGACGGCCTTACGAACCACCGTACAACAACCGAGGCAATCGAGAGAATTTTCAGCCTATTGACACCAATAGGCAAAGAAGACTTCCCAGACCGGAGGAGCATCCGACTCCCGGATCCGGGCACAAAGCCTACCGTAAACCTTATTCACAGGCCAAACGAAACGAAGAAGAGGGTGGATCGTCTGGCGAACAAGGCAAAACCGGGGCGGCTGATTTGAAAGCCCTACTGAAGCAATCCGGTGGGTTAAGTCTTAGTGAAATCCTTCAGCAGCGGAACATTTCGCTCCAAGATCTGATCAAAGGAAAGCAGATGGCTCTCGCAGCTTTGACGCAAAGTCCCCTGGACATCACTACACTTGTCGAACAGGACAACGAAGTCTCGTCTACAGTACCCACACTATCCAGTGTCAGGTTCCGAGTACAAGACGAACCCACTCCACGAACAGACTTCCAAGACATCAAAGCTATGAAGCGAATTCCGGTGTTCTCGCCATCTGCAGCTCCCAATACAGCGACTGAGCCTTCAACGACTACGACAATTACTACTACAACGTCCACTACAGAGCTACCGCCAACAGCCCAAGACGAAACCAACTCCGTTGAAGACATCATTACGCTTGATAACCTCGAAAATCACAGCGACAGTGTTGGCATCTACCCTACGGTTGAAATCAAACAACTAACTCTCAATCCAGTTCTGCCCACTGTTAAAGAAGAACGCCTACGACCGATCAAAGGTATAGCGTCTCGAATACGCCCAGATTTAAGCAATTCCAATATCCGCACAGAAGAAGCCTTTCCAGGAACCAATAAGCGACTGGAATCTCTAAGACCGTATGCCACAGCTGAACCATGGCACTCATCAACATCCACTTCCAGTTCCTCCACATCCTACACTCCAAGTACAACATTGCGCGAAAAGTGGACTCCCTCAGCCTTTCTTCAAGAGAAATATCTCCAAAAGCTCCAACAAACCAAAACTCGACAGCGACCCACGGTAACTCCATCTACCGACCCCAACCCCGAAGAGCAAACTGAACAAGCTCAACCGGAAGCGGAATCTGCACCGGTCCTGACTTCCTCCGAGCGAACCCTCATGCGAATCCCCGTAACCCGCAACCGTCTTTCCATGAAGCTCAAAGTCAGAACTTCAACGGCTGCCCCTTCTTCGGCCCAACCTCAGTCCACCGAGAACCACTACCTCGCGGACGTAGAATTCCACGACGAAGCCGAAAACGTCACCAAGCTGCTCGAAAGTGAAGAACCCGAGCTGAACATCATCGAGAAGTTCACCTCCTTCGAGGACACCAAGAGCGCCTTGGTCCCCCAGTCCAGTTCCTCATCCGAGCCGTCAACCACCGAGCTCAGCGAAGACGACCTCATCGAGCGGATCAACCAGAACACTCAACGATCCTTCACCGACAGCCTCGAGGAGTACTTCCGCGACGTCACCGAAAGCAACCCATCACTTTTCAACGACCTTAGCCCGCTCACCCTGTCCGAAGATCGCAAAGAAATCCTGGAGCTCATGGAAGACCGTCGCATTGGCGCCCGTCTAGCCAAGGTTCTCTCTCAGCGGAACATGACGCTTGACGAACTGCTCGAACATCGCAAGCGCGGCTCCAGCCAGCTACATCTCTCCGAAATGATCAACGGCAAAGCCAGGCCCATCGAGGACAAGATGGACATCGTCACGGCTTTCGAGCACTTCCCGCGATTCAACCTGGGCAACCTGCGTAGCGTCCAGCCGGACGACATCAAGCTCGACTCACAAGGTTTCAGCTACTTCACGTCCATCATCAGCATGCGCCCGACTGACGAAGCCTTCAAGGAAGGTCGATCGATGCATCACCGGCCCGAGCACAAGTTTCTCGACTGGAAACTGCAACCGCACCAGCAGCACCCCGCAAACCACAAAATGGACGGGATCCATTTTTTAGGTAACGGCGGATCGAAGGGAGGGCTGATTACCCCTTCGAGAATGTCCGCCGACGCCGAGTTCGACAGCAGCCACGATCAACCGATCAGCAGTAGCGACCTGCTCGATCTGGAACTGACCGGCCACGGGTTCAACCACCGGCACGCGGTAACCATCGAGAGCACCTCGATGCCCCTGGGCGTCCGGTCGGCGATCGTGGCCAGCTCGTGCATCGTCGGCGTATCGCTGGCCGTGTTTGCGGTGATCTTCGTCGTGTGCCGGTGGCGCCAGCGGCGGAGAAACAAACTCAACTACACCGAGAACTTCAACATGGCCAAAGGCCGGCTGCCGATGATGCACACCGAGAGTCTGAAGAACGAACAGATGCAGGTGTACGCCACTCAGCAGTCGCTGTCCCATCAtccacagcagcagcaacagcagttgCAATCGCAGCAACAGCAACATCATCAGTATTCACATCATCAGCAGCGTCAACGGAAGGATAGTAAGGTAAACACGATGGATCCCAACTCGCAGGAGGTGCAGGACTACCTCTGGGACACGATGCGCAAACCGTTCCAGTAG